The DNA sequence TGATGACCGAGTCGGGTGCCCAGCTGCAGCCGGTCACCACGGCGACCTCGGTCACCCATGGCGCTCACGGGCCGGTCGTGGCTGATGGGCCGTTCTCGGAGGCGAAGGAGGTCAGCGGCGGATTCCAGGTGATCGACGTGCCCGATCTCGATGCGGCCATCGAGATCGTCAAGACGTGGCCGTTGCTGGAATTGCCGGGCGTGACGGTGGAGATCCGCCCGATCGTCGTCTACTGAAGCGGCGTCGAGCCGTCGGGGACCCGGGTCCTAGACAACGCGCCTCGCGTCGCGTCAGAGATGCGGCTTGGGACGGACCACCCGGCCGGGGGCCGTGTCCGCGCTCCGGGCCGGTACGGGCCATGGGGCCGGCTGCGGGGAAGGGGTCGGCGTCCGCGGAGCCGCGGTCTGCGGGGCTTCCGTCGGCGAGGCCTCCGTTTCGCGCGGAGGTGCGGCATCCGACACGGTGGGCTGCCGACCGGTCGTCAGCTCGAGCGTCACCTTCGCCTCGAGCACCTCGATCGCCTCGTCCGAGAGCGAGATGAGCCCGTCGAGCTCTTCGCGGACCCGCCGGTAGGCCACCTGCCGCTCGGCGGGGGTGGCGGCCTCATCGATCGCGATCGTGAGGAGCTGCTTCGCCGTGTCCAGGCGCTTGCGCTCGACCGTCGTGAACGAGGAATCCTTCACGCGGCGGGCGTCGCGCTCGGCCACGTCGAACGCGACTTCGTAGTCCACGACCGCGTCGCGGTACTCGGTGAGCTGCTCCTTCGTCAGGCGTGCTTTCGCGGATGCCGGCCGCAGGCCGTCCGCGATGCGCTTGGCGCGCAGGAAGGCGGCCGTGAGGGGCTGGCGGCCGTCGCTCATCGCGGGGAACGCGATGAGCTTCGCCACGTCGAGCTCGTACTCGAGCCACCGTGCGGTCACGGCGTCGTGCGAGGCGAACAGCCGCTCGAGCTGCGTTCCCTCCGGTGCGGATGCCGGGGCCGCAGTCGCCGTCTCGATCGGCGGCAGGTCGGCCGCCGCGACGGCGGGGGGACGTACGCCCGCCTTGGCGGCCGTGATCTCCGCCTTGGCGTGCAGAACCTCGAGCCGACGCTTGTGGCGGCGCCGGGCGCCGCGCTCCCAGGCGCTGCCGATGCCGCCCATCACTCCCATGAGCGGGAAGACGAGCCACCAGTAGCCCCCGAGGAACGAGAAGAAAGGTTCCACCCTGTCATGCTAACCGCCGCCTCCGGCAGGCTCGCCTGCTCGCAGGTCAGTCGGAGGTCGGCATCCGCAGCGGGATCCAGGCGGGCATCTGCCAGATCCCGGTCGGCGGTGCCGTCGGACGCGGCGCGGCACCCGCCGCGCGCTCGGCCTCGTCGAACGCGGCCTCGAGCGCGGCGACGGCGTCGCGATACGCGAGGTACTGCTCGGGAGGGATCCGCTCGCGCGCAGAGGCGGGACGCACGTCCTGCGCCGCGCGGTACGCGCGGAAGAACGCCAGGGTCGCGGGTTCGCGCGTATCGCTCAGCTGCGGGTAGGCGATCGCTTTCGCCGGATCGGTCTCGTAGTCCATCCAGCGGGCGACGACCGCGTCGTGCGCGCGGTACAGCCGCTCGATCGGCAGCGGATCGGTGGAGGACGCCGCGTGGTATTGGGCAGTGGTCGCCTTCACGCGGGCGCGGCGCGCACGCAGCACCATCGCCGCGGACTTCTGCGCGAGCTTGGCCTCCTGCAGTGCGCGGCGCGCCTGCGCCGTCGCGGGGGTGCCGAGCAGGGCTTCGCCGAGCGTCGGGGGAGCGGACGAGGCGCGCGCGGCGAGCACGGCGGCCTGCGCTTCGCGCACCCGGACGCGCGCGGCGATGAGCGCCCGGGAGGCGAGCGCGACCTCGCGCCGCGCGGCATCCAGTTCGAGTCTCCTCGCACGGCGACCCCTGGCGGTCACTCCGGCGTACGTCGCGGCGCCGGCCCCGGCGGCCGCGGGTGCGACCCACCACCAGCTCTCGACGATCAGGAGGATCATCTCCACCAGGACATCGTAATCCGCGGACCCTCCGGCAGAACCGGGGGTCAGGCGATGCGCAGGTCAGCCGAAGATGAGGGCCAGGACCGTGGCGCCGCCGCCGACGAGGATGAGCGAGACGATGACCACCCAGGCGACGATCTTCACGCGGCGCTGGCGGGCTTCGTTGTAGTCGGCGTATTCGTCCTCGGACATGACCGACAGCCTACTTCGACGGCTCGGTGACGGTGGCACCGAAGACGGCGGGCAGCGTCTCGGTCGACAGGCTCCGCAGCTCGCTCAGCCCCAGCGTGAACAGGTCCTGGACCTCGAGGGCCGGCTCGCCGTCCTCGCCGGGCGCATCGGTCACCCCGATCCGCAGCACCGGGTAGCCTCGACCCTCGCACAGGCCACGGAACTTGACGTCGTCCTCGCGCGGCACGCTCACGATGACGCGACCCGTCGATTCCGAGAACAGCGCGGTGGCGGCATCCACCCCGTCTCGCTCCATGATCTCGCGCAGCCACACGCGGGCGCCCACGCCGAAGCGGAGCACGCCCTCGGCGAGCGTCTGCGCGAGGCCGCCGGCGGACAGGTCGTGCGCACTGGAGACCAGCGACTGCAGCGAAGCCGCGTGCAGCAGCTCGGCGAGCTTCTTCTCGGCGCCGAGATCCACTGCCGGGGGGCGACCGCCCAGGTGACCGTGCACGGTTCCGGCCCAGGCGGAGCCGTCGAGCTCGGTGCCTGTCACGCCGAGGAGATAGAGGTTCTCGCCCTCGTCCTGCCACCCGCTCGGGATGCGGCGCGCCACGTCGTCGATGATGCCGAGGACACCGACGACGGGTGTCGGGAAGATCGGCTGGTCGCCGGTCTGGTTGTAGAAGCTGACGTTGCCGCCGGTCACGGGGATGCCGAGCTCGAGGCAGCCGTCCGCGAGGCCGGCGACGGCCTGCGAGAACTGCCACATGACTTCGGGGTTCTCCGGGCTGCCGAAGTTCAGGCAGTCGGTGACGGCGGTGGGGACGGAGCCGCTCACGGCGACGTTGCGGTAGGCCTCGGCGAGGGCGAGCTTCGCGCCCTCGTACGGGTCGAGCTGGCAGAAGCGCCCGTTGCAGTCGGTGGCGATCGAGAAGCCGAGGCCCGATTCCTCGTCGACGCGGATCATGCCGGCGTCGTCGGGGAAGGCCAGCGCGGTGTTGCCCATGACGTAGTAGTCGTACTGGTTCGTCACCCACGACGTGTCGGCGAGGTTGGGGCTCGCGACGAGCTGCGTGAACTGGCGGCGGAGCGTCTCGGCGTCGTTCTCCCTCGGGAGCGCGCTCGCCGAGTCGTCGCGCAGCGCGTCGATCCAGGTCGGGTAGGCGACCGGGCGCTCGTACACGGGTCCGTCGACGGCCACGGTCGACGGGTCGACGTCGACGATGACCTCGCCGTGCCACTGGATCACCAGTCGCCCGTCGCCGGTCACCTCGCCGAGGACGCTCGTCTCGACATCCCACTTGTTCACGACCGCGAGGAAGGCATCGAGCTTCTCGGGCGCGACGATCGCCATCATGCGCTCCTGGCTCTCGCTCATGAGGATCTCCTCCGGCGTGAGCGACGGGTCGCGCAGCAGCACCTTCTCGAGGTCCACGCGCATTCCGCTGCCGCCGTTCGCGGCGAGCTCGCTCGTGGCGCACGAGATTCCGGCGGCGCCGAGGTCCTGGATCGCCTCGACGAGGTCGTCGCGATAGAGCTCGAGGCAGCACTCGATGAGCACCTTCTCGGCGAACGGGTCGCCGACCTGGACGGCGGGCCGCTTGGTCGGGCCGCCGTCGGCGAACGTGTCCGACGCGAGGATCGAGGCCCCGCCGATGCCGTCACCGCCGGTGCGCGCGCCGAAGAGCACGACCTGGTTGCCCGCACCGGTCGCGTTCGCGAGCTTGATGTCCTCGTGGCGCATGACGCCCACCGCGAGGGCGTTCACGAGCGGGTTGCCCTGGTAGACGGCGTCGAAGACGGTCTCGCCGCCGATGTTCGGCAGACCCAGGCAGTTGCCGTAGAACGAGATGCCGCTCGTGACGCCGTGGACGACACGGGCGGTGTCGGGGTCGTCGATCGCGCCGAAGCGCAGCTGGTCCATCACGGCCACCGGGCGCGCGCCCATCGAGATGATGTCGCGGACGATGCCGCCGACACCGGTCGCGGCACCCTGGAAGGGCTCGATGTAGCTCGGGTGGTTGTGCGATTCGACCTTGAAGGTGACCGCCCAGCCCTCGCCGATGTCGACGACGCCGGCGTTCTGGCCCATGCCGACCATGAGCCGTTCCTTCATCTCGTCCGACACCTTCTGACCGAACTGGCGCAGATAGATCTTGCTGGACTTGTAGGAGCAGTGCTCGCTCCACATGACCGAGTACATCGCCAGCTCGCCGCTCGTGGGGCGGCGTCCCAGGATCTCGCGGATCTGCCGGTACTCGTCGTCCTTGAGTCCGAGCGCGCCGTAGGGCTGCTCCTTCTCGGGCGTCGCGACGGCGTTCTCGACGGTGTCGGCCAGGGACTTTCGGGAGGGGGTGGTCACGCGGCTCAGCTCCAGGATTCGGGGACGCCGGACCGGTTCAGTCTAGTTG is a window from the Microbacterium lacus genome containing:
- a CDS encoding YciI family protein codes for the protein MFTTTPELEATVSPEHAEEAYRRTYDWFGTHREVMTESGAQLQPVTTATSVTHGAHGPVVADGPFSEAKEVSGGFQVIDVPDLDAAIEIVKTWPLLELPGVTVEIRPIVVY
- the purL gene encoding phosphoribosylformylglycinamidine synthase subunit PurL translates to MTTPSRKSLADTVENAVATPEKEQPYGALGLKDDEYRQIREILGRRPTSGELAMYSVMWSEHCSYKSSKIYLRQFGQKVSDEMKERLMVGMGQNAGVVDIGEGWAVTFKVESHNHPSYIEPFQGAATGVGGIVRDIISMGARPVAVMDQLRFGAIDDPDTARVVHGVTSGISFYGNCLGLPNIGGETVFDAVYQGNPLVNALAVGVMRHEDIKLANATGAGNQVVLFGARTGGDGIGGASILASDTFADGGPTKRPAVQVGDPFAEKVLIECCLELYRDDLVEAIQDLGAAGISCATSELAANGGSGMRVDLEKVLLRDPSLTPEEILMSESQERMMAIVAPEKLDAFLAVVNKWDVETSVLGEVTGDGRLVIQWHGEVIVDVDPSTVAVDGPVYERPVAYPTWIDALRDDSASALPRENDAETLRRQFTQLVASPNLADTSWVTNQYDYYVMGNTALAFPDDAGMIRVDEESGLGFSIATDCNGRFCQLDPYEGAKLALAEAYRNVAVSGSVPTAVTDCLNFGSPENPEVMWQFSQAVAGLADGCLELGIPVTGGNVSFYNQTGDQPIFPTPVVGVLGIIDDVARRIPSGWQDEGENLYLLGVTGTELDGSAWAGTVHGHLGGRPPAVDLGAEKKLAELLHAASLQSLVSSAHDLSAGGLAQTLAEGVLRFGVGARVWLREIMERDGVDAATALFSESTGRVIVSVPREDDVKFRGLCEGRGYPVLRIGVTDAPGEDGEPALEVQDLFTLGLSELRSLSTETLPAVFGATVTEPSK